A region of the Kribbella sp. NBC_01245 genome:
GGCGGCCGCCGCGACCTCGCGCAGGTTGTGCGGCGGGATCTGCGTCGCCATTCCGACCGCGATGCCGGCCGAACCGTTGACCAGCAGGTTCGGGAAGCGGCTCGGCAGGATCACCGGCTCCTGCGAACGGCCGTCGTAGTTGGGACGGAAGTCGACCGTGTCCTGGTCGATGTCCCGCACCATCTCCATCGCGAGCGGCGCCAGCCGGCACTCGGTGTACCGCATCGCGGCGGCCGGGTCGTTACCCGGCGAGCCGAAGTTGCCCTGCCCTTGGATCATCGGGGCCCGCATCACCCAGGGCTGCGCCAGCCGCACCAGGGTGTCGTAGATCGCCGAGTCGCCGTGCGGGTGGTACTGACCCATCACGTCACCGACGACACGCGAGCACTTCGAGAATCCGCGATCGGGGCGATACCCACCGTCGTACATCGCGTAGAGGATGCGGCGGTGCACCGGCTTCAGGCCGTCGCGGACCTCGGGCAGCGCCCGGCCGACGATGACGGCCATCGCGTAGTCGAGGTACGACTGCTGCATCTCGGTCTGCAGATCGAGTGGCTCGATCCGGTCATGGCCGGGGGAAATTGGGGTCTCGGTCATCTCGTCCCGTTCGATTCAGAGCTGGTACGGCGTGGGTGGCTAACGTCAGATGTCGAGGAACCGGACGTCCTTGGCGTTGCGCTGGATGAAGTTCCGCCGGGCTTCGATGTCGTCGCCCATCAGGGTCGCGAAGGTCTCGTCGGCCCGGGCCGCGTCGTCCAGCGTGATCTGCAGCAGCACCCGGTTGGCCGGGTCCATCGTGGTCTCCCACAGCTCCTGCGCGTTCATCTCGCCCAGACCCTTGTAGCGCTGGGTGCCGTTCTCCTTGGGCAGCTTCTTGCCGGCCTCGGCGCCCGCGGCCATCAGGCCGTCCTTCTCGCGCTCGGTGTAGGCCAGCTCGTGCGCCGAGTTGCTCCAGCGGATCTTGTACAGCGGCGGCTGCGCGGCGTACACATGACCGGCCTCGATCAGCGGGCGCATGAAGCGGAACAGCAGCGTGAGCAGCAGCGTCCGGATGTGCTGGCCGTCGACGTCGGCGTCGGCCATGATCACGATCTTGTGGTAGCGCAGCTTCTCGGCGTCGAAGTCCTCGTGGATACCGGTGCCGAGGGCCGAGATGATGGCCTGGACCTCGTTGTTCTGCAGGACCTTGTCGATCCGGGCCTTCTCGACGTTCAGGATCTTGCCGCGGATCGGCAGGATGGCCTGGAACTTCGGATCGCGCCCACCCTTGGCGGAGCCACCGGCCGAGTCACCCTCGACGATGTAGACCTCGCACTCTTCGGGGTTGGTCGACTGGCAGTCGGACAGCTTGCCCGGCAGACCGCCACCACCCAGCAGACCCTTGCGGTTGCGGGCCAGGTCGCGCGCCTTGCGGGCGGCGATCCGGGCACTCGCGGCCGCGGTGGCCTTGCGGATGATCTCGCGGCCCTCCTGCGGGTTCTGCTCGAACCAGGCGCCGAGGCGATCGTTCACGACCTTCTGGACGAAGCCCTTGACCTCGGTGTTGCCGAGTTTGGTCTTCGTCTGGCCCTCGAACTGGGGCTCACCGAGCTTGACCGAGATGATCGCGGTCAGGCCCTCGCGGACGTCGTCGCCGGTGAGCCGGTCCTCCTTCTTCTTGATCATGCCCTGGTCTTCGCCGAAGGAGTTGACCAGCGTGGTGAGCGCGGCCCGGAAGCCCTCCTCGTGCGTACCACCCTCGTGGGTGTTGATCGTGTTGGCGAAGGTGTGCACCGACTCCTGGAACGAGCCGGACCACTGCATCGCGACCTCGAGGCTGAGGCTGTCGTCGCCCTGGGCCGCCTCGAAGGCGATCACGTTGTTGTGCACGGTCTCGCGGGTGCCGGTCAGGTACTTGACGAAGTCGACCAGGCCCTCGTCGTACTTGAAGGACTCCTCGCTCGGCACGCCCTCGAGCTGGTGCTCCGGGCGCTCGTCGCGGACGACGATCTCGAGGCCCTTGTTCAGGAAGGCCATCTCGCGGAACCGGTTGGACAGCGTCTCGAACGAGTACGTCGTGGTCTCGAACACGTCCGGGCTGGCCCAGAAGGTGACGGTGGTGCCGTTCTCCTCGCTGGTGCCGATCTCTTTCAGGTCCTCGTCGGGCACGCCGATGGTGAACGACTGGGTGTAGAGCTTGCCGTTCTTCTTGACGTCGACCTTGAGGCGGCTGGACAGCGCGTTCACGACGGAGACACCGACGCCGTGCAGACCACCGGAGACCTTGTAACCGCCGCCGCCGAACTTGCCACCGGCGTGCAGCACGGTCAGCACGACCGTGACGGCCGGCTTGCCCTCGGACGGCACGATGTCGACCGGGATACCACGGCCGTTGTCCTCCACCTGGATACCGCCGTCGGCGAGCAGCGTGACGACGATCTTGGTGCAGTAGCCCGCGAGGGCCTCGTCGACCGCGTTGTCGACGACCTCGGTGACGAGGTGGTGGAGGCCGCGCTCACCGGTGGAACCGATGTACATACCGGGGCGCTTGCGGACCGCGTCGAGGCCCTCCAGCACCTGGATGGCGCTCGCGTCGTACTCCCCGTCGACGGCGCCGGAAAGGTGCAGCGTCGAAAGCGGTACGTCGGAGCCGATGCTGTCGGCGGACGGGTTGACGTCGGTCGTGGTCGGCTCGTCGGTCACCGGTTGCGGTCCTCCTCGGACCCCCTCGCGGGGGCATCGATTCATGGTGGGGGCCGCGGACGCCGATGGTATTGGCGCTGCGGCCCTCTCAACCCCTCCATCTTACCCGTCGACCGAAGCAGAACCGGCCACCAGCCGCCAGGAATCGCGGACAGGGCGTATTTTCGGACTCCTCGCCATGTCCCCCCACGCGGGGTAGGGGCTGCGAAAGCGCTCACGGCGTTCAGTGGCTTCTGGCCGGTTCGCCGCTGACCCGTCTCAAACCCGAGACGGCAGCGCTGGAACCCGGCGAACACTAGGATCTCAGCCGTGGAGAGTCTCGACGACGTCATCGACGCGATGATCGCTGACCGGGTGATCCATCGGCACCGCCGGAAATGGCTGATCTTCCTGGCCATCGTGGTCGCCCTGGCACTGCTCGTGTTCGCCCTCGGCGGCTGGAAAGAGAAGAAGGGCCGGACGGTCGACACGGTGCAGGCGCCGGTGACACTGCAGGCGGGCAAGTTCGAATTCGGCATCACCAAGGCGACGATCATCCGGCGGCCCAAAACGAAGTACAGCGAGGCCGAGGCCAAGGTCGAACTGTCCCTCGATGTCCGGAATATCGACAAAGAGACCCGTAAGAGCGACTACGTCAGCGGCGACCTGATCGTCCTGGTCCCCGGCAAGGGCGCCGACCTCATCGAGGGCGGCACCACCACCTGCCGTGGCGAGTCGAGCTACCAGGTCGTGTACGGCCTGCCCGCGGTGTCCTGCACGACGTCGTTCAAGGTGCCGGCCGAGTTCGATCAGAAGGTGATCGAGTTCGGCGTTCTGGCCGAGGAGTTCAAGTCCACCGAGGACTCGCTGATCTCCAGTGACAAGCCGTACTGGCACGACGAGAAGCCGATCGCGGTCGTGCAAACGCCCGCCACCATCGAGACGGAGGGCGAGAAGTGAAGCTCTACCGGCCCGTGACCATACTGGTGGGCGTGCTTTTCGTGCTCGCCGGCGGCTTGTTCCGGCTGGCCGAACCCAAAGAGGTATACGACGGTGAGGCCAACCGGGTCCAGAAGAGCGGGGTGATCGGCCAGAAGGTGATGGTCGAGGACTCCTCCTTCGAGATCATCCGGCTGCGGTTCGCCAAGGCCCTGGTCGGGGAGAACGACGACGATGACGATCCGCCGCAGACCACCGACGGCGTCTTCATC
Encoded here:
- the gyrB gene encoding DNA topoisomerase (ATP-hydrolyzing) subunit B — its product is MNRCPREGVRGGPQPVTDEPTTTDVNPSADSIGSDVPLSTLHLSGAVDGEYDASAIQVLEGLDAVRKRPGMYIGSTGERGLHHLVTEVVDNAVDEALAGYCTKIVVTLLADGGIQVEDNGRGIPVDIVPSEGKPAVTVVLTVLHAGGKFGGGGYKVSGGLHGVGVSVVNALSSRLKVDVKKNGKLYTQSFTIGVPDEDLKEIGTSEENGTTVTFWASPDVFETTTYSFETLSNRFREMAFLNKGLEIVVRDERPEHQLEGVPSEESFKYDEGLVDFVKYLTGTRETVHNNVIAFEAAQGDDSLSLEVAMQWSGSFQESVHTFANTINTHEGGTHEEGFRAALTTLVNSFGEDQGMIKKKEDRLTGDDVREGLTAIISVKLGEPQFEGQTKTKLGNTEVKGFVQKVVNDRLGAWFEQNPQEGREIIRKATAAASARIAARKARDLARNRKGLLGGGGLPGKLSDCQSTNPEECEVYIVEGDSAGGSAKGGRDPKFQAILPIRGKILNVEKARIDKVLQNNEVQAIISALGTGIHEDFDAEKLRYHKIVIMADADVDGQHIRTLLLTLLFRFMRPLIEAGHVYAAQPPLYKIRWSNSAHELAYTEREKDGLMAAGAEAGKKLPKENGTQRYKGLGEMNAQELWETTMDPANRVLLQITLDDAARADETFATLMGDDIEARRNFIQRNAKDVRFLDI